One stretch of Segatella copri DNA includes these proteins:
- the mutL gene encoding DNA mismatch repair endonuclease MutL — MSDIIQLLPDSVANQIAAGEVIQRPASVIKELVENAVDAGARNIHVTVTDAGRTNIQVIDDGKGMSETDARLAFERHSTSKIRKADDLFALRTMGFRGEALASIAAVAQVELKSRQATDEIGTLIQISGSRYEKQEPCSCAVGSIFSVSNIFYNVPARRKFLKSNSTELNNILTAFERIALVNPQITFTLHSNGTEVFNLRAANLRQRILDVFGKRFNQELLPVNVETTMCKVSGFVGKPESARKKGVHQFFFVNGRYMKHPYFNKAVMAAYDRLVPQGEQVPYFLYFDVDPKDIDVNIHPTKTEIKFENEQAIWQILSASVKESIGMFNDVPTIDFDTEDKPDIPVYNPEMSTAAAPKISLNPGYNPFKSSSSMGAVPMGAGFSVPKPKPQVDEKWEQLYEGLKDQDDVQGMEQTMVFSDDSSQDNTPDSIIAEKSPAHYQYKGKYIMTAVKSGLMIIDQHRAHVRVLFEQYLRQLADRTFHSQKVLFPEVVQFPMSEKVIFEKILPEMESMGFELEDLGGGSYAVNSVPGGLEGLNPLKLVQDMVSSAVEKGVSAIDEINQTLALSLARQAAIPQGQILSNEEMEGLVNDLFACQNVNYTPDGKSVLCILRQQEIEHLLG; from the coding sequence ATGAGTGATATTATTCAACTTTTACCCGATTCTGTTGCTAATCAGATAGCAGCAGGTGAGGTTATACAGCGCCCGGCTTCTGTTATCAAGGAGCTGGTCGAAAATGCAGTCGATGCGGGTGCCAGGAATATCCATGTCACAGTTACCGATGCTGGCCGTACCAACATCCAGGTGATAGATGATGGAAAAGGTATGTCTGAAACAGATGCTCGTTTGGCTTTCGAACGTCATTCTACTTCCAAAATCCGTAAGGCTGATGATTTGTTTGCTCTTCGCACCATGGGCTTCCGTGGCGAAGCTTTGGCGTCAATAGCTGCTGTGGCTCAGGTTGAACTGAAGTCAAGACAGGCTACCGACGAGATAGGAACCCTGATACAGATTTCTGGTTCCCGATATGAGAAACAGGAGCCATGCTCCTGTGCTGTGGGAAGTATCTTCTCTGTCAGCAATATCTTTTATAATGTACCCGCTCGAAGAAAGTTCCTGAAGTCCAATTCTACAGAGTTGAACAATATTCTGACGGCTTTCGAGCGGATTGCATTGGTAAATCCTCAAATCACCTTTACTTTACATAGCAATGGTACCGAAGTATTCAATTTGCGTGCCGCTAATTTGCGTCAGCGCATTCTCGATGTCTTCGGCAAGCGTTTCAATCAGGAACTCCTGCCGGTAAATGTAGAAACCACTATGTGTAAGGTGTCTGGATTTGTGGGCAAACCGGAATCTGCCAGAAAGAAAGGTGTGCATCAGTTCTTCTTTGTCAACGGGAGATACATGAAACATCCTTATTTCAATAAGGCTGTGATGGCTGCTTATGACCGTCTGGTTCCTCAGGGTGAACAGGTGCCTTACTTTCTGTATTTTGATGTAGATCCGAAGGATATTGATGTGAATATTCATCCTACGAAGACTGAAATCAAATTCGAGAATGAGCAGGCTATCTGGCAAATCCTCTCGGCTTCGGTCAAGGAGTCCATCGGTATGTTCAATGATGTACCTACCATTGATTTCGATACCGAGGATAAACCGGACATCCCTGTTTATAATCCAGAGATGAGCACTGCTGCTGCACCGAAGATCAGTTTGAATCCTGGTTATAATCCGTTCAAGTCTTCCTCTTCCATGGGAGCAGTTCCTATGGGAGCAGGCTTCTCTGTTCCTAAGCCAAAGCCTCAGGTGGATGAAAAATGGGAACAGCTTTATGAAGGACTCAAAGATCAGGATGATGTGCAGGGGATGGAACAGACCATGGTGTTTTCCGATGATTCTAGTCAGGATAATACGCCAGACAGTATCATTGCAGAGAAATCGCCAGCCCATTATCAGTATAAAGGTAAGTATATCATGACTGCGGTAAAATCGGGATTGATGATTATCGACCAGCATCGTGCCCATGTGCGTGTCTTGTTCGAACAGTATTTGCGCCAGTTGGCTGACCGGACCTTTCATTCACAGAAAGTCCTCTTTCCTGAGGTTGTGCAGTTCCCGATGTCTGAGAAGGTAATCTTTGAAAAGATCCTGCCTGAAATGGAATCGATGGGCTTTGAACTGGAAGATCTTGGAGGTGGAAGCTATGCCGTTAATTCAGTTCCTGGCGGACTTGAAGGATTGAATCCTCTTAAACTGGTACAGGACATGGTTTCTTCTGCAGTAGAAAAGGGCGTATCAGCCATTGATGAAATCAATCAGACTTTGGCTTTGAGTCTGGCTCGCCAGGCTGCAATACCTCAGGGGCAGATATTGAGTAATGAAGAGATGGAGGGGCTGGTGAATGATCTTTTTGCCTGCCAGAATGTCAATTATACGCCAGACGGAAAGTCGGTACTTTGTATCCTCCGTCAGCAGGAAATTGAGCATCTTTTAGGTTAA